Part of the Crossiella cryophila genome, CGATGTCATCCCCGGCATGCGCGGGATCTTCGGCGGCAGGCTGCGCAACGCCGGCCAGGTGGAGGCGCTGACCGCCAACCTGATCGCGGTCAACCGGCGGCACAAGACGCACGCGGGCGTCCGGATCACCGGCGTCTGAATGCGCGACGACCTCGGCGAACCGGTCCGCCTCGGCGCTGTGCCGAGGCGGGTCGTCTCGCTGGTCCCCTCGCTCACCGAGGCCCTGGCCGCCACCGTGCCCGGTGTGCTCGCCGGGGTCACCGACTACTGCACCCACCCACCGCTGGACCTGCCGCGGATCGGCGGCTCCAAGTACCCGCGGGTGCCCGATGTCCTTGCCGCCCAACCCGATCTGGTACTCGCCAACGCCGAGGAGAACCGCCCCGAGGACGTCGCCCGGCTCCGCGCCGCCGGCATCCCGGTCTGGGTGAGCGCCGCGCCGGCCACCGTCCCGGCCGCGCTGGACTCGCTGGCCCGCTTCTTCCGCGAGGTCTTCACCGCCGACCCGCCCTGGCTGACCCAGGCCCGCGACCTGTGGTCGGACCTGCCCGAGCAGCAAGCCACCGTGCTGGTCCCGGTCTGGCGCCGTCCCTGGGTCGTCCTCGGCCGCGCCACCTTCGCCGGCGATGTGTTGCGCCGCCTGGGTTTCGGCAACGTCTACGCCGACCACCCCGACCGCTACCCACGCCCGCCACTGGCCGAACTGCTCGGCTGCGGCGCGGACCTGGTGGTGCTGCCGGACGAACCGTACGAGTTCACCGCCACCGACGGCCCGGAGGTCTTCCCGGGCCGCCGCTGCGTGCTGCTCTCCGGCCGCCTGCTCACCTGGTACGGGCCCTCGCTGGTGCCTGCCAGGGCCGAACTGGCGGCGGCGTTCAGCCCCTGAACCGGTCCGTCGCCTCGATCAGGTGGTGCAGCGTGCCCGGTTCGTTGAAGGCGTGGCCC contains:
- a CDS encoding helical backbone metal receptor: MRDDLGEPVRLGAVPRRVVSLVPSLTEALAATVPGVLAGVTDYCTHPPLDLPRIGGSKYPRVPDVLAAQPDLVLANAEENRPEDVARLRAAGIPVWVSAAPATVPAALDSLARFFREVFTADPPWLTQARDLWSDLPEQQATVLVPVWRRPWVVLGRATFAGDVLRRLGFGNVYADHPDRYPRPPLAELLGCGADLVVLPDEPYEFTATDGPEVFPGRRCVLLSGRLLTWYGPSLVPARAELAAAFSP